A genomic stretch from Vibrio cortegadensis includes:
- a CDS encoding DUF2913 family protein produces MNQSQLLLDITTHALLHLEFKKLDKRLSIAEINNLLVQYLKRIAKSNRYKAVRKTTKKWLLIGRQSGSNLESVLVKNRDNLVQTCSTDLFRFVDLIGRIETQLRTKIQYSHAHNIDLNARYGKVLVCVVDEDLTSSFDEHGMMSKSTQILFIGSSEHKEMFSIIVDQSDHFQSVVAYEDKEHLRVELFRM; encoded by the coding sequence ATGAACCAATCCCAATTACTATTAGACATCACGACACACGCCTTATTACATCTGGAATTCAAAAAACTCGACAAACGCCTTTCCATAGCAGAAATCAATAACCTGCTGGTTCAATATCTTAAGCGCATCGCTAAGTCGAATCGATACAAAGCCGTAAGAAAGACCACGAAAAAGTGGCTATTAATTGGCAGACAATCTGGCAGCAATCTTGAGTCCGTGCTAGTCAAAAATAGAGATAATCTCGTCCAAACATGCTCGACCGATTTGTTCCGTTTTGTCGATCTAATTGGCAGAATTGAAACTCAGCTTCGAACTAAAATTCAATACTCCCATGCTCATAATATCGATCTGAATGCACGTTACGGAAAAGTCTTAGTTTGTGTCGTAGATGAAGATTTAACATCAAGTTTTGATGAACATGGAATGATGAGCAAATCGACCCAGATTCTGTTTATCGGAAGCTCAGAACATAAAGAGATGTTTTCAATCATTGTCGACCAGAGCGATCACTTTCAATCCGTCGTGGCTTATGAAGATAAAGAACACCTGCGCGTCGAATTGTTTAGGATGTAA
- a CDS encoding substrate-binding periplasmic protein, whose translation MINNGLKLWVALSVSLFSGLSLASETIILAYSDTQSYPFQMGSGRDVADPPGLSIDLINKSMSELGINVRYVRLPGKRVLQYLKTGKVDGAFILSHNAQREKYASYPMVEGKLDSTKRVATLGYYFYKLKNKPLDWDGENLTQTNKQVGAHLGFSIVRELEKRKVKAYEVKTTSQLFGMLKLQRLAAIAVQDSTALDFLNSNDDYPDVEQVQPAIITKDYYLVFGQKFADSHPNLVNQIWDTIGSSRDSVLSENRHKYVD comes from the coding sequence ATGATTAATAATGGTTTGAAACTTTGGGTTGCCTTATCCGTCTCTCTCTTTTCTGGTCTGTCTTTGGCCTCTGAAACGATAATTCTTGCTTATTCAGATACACAATCTTACCCATTTCAGATGGGAAGCGGCCGAGATGTTGCTGACCCTCCGGGTTTATCAATAGATCTCATAAATAAAAGTATGAGCGAGTTGGGTATCAATGTGAGGTACGTCCGTCTACCTGGCAAAAGGGTGTTGCAGTACCTAAAAACGGGGAAAGTGGATGGCGCGTTTATTCTCTCTCACAATGCACAACGTGAAAAATATGCGAGCTATCCAATGGTGGAAGGTAAACTTGATAGCACGAAGCGAGTTGCAACGTTAGGCTATTATTTTTATAAATTAAAGAATAAGCCGCTTGATTGGGATGGCGAAAACCTGACACAAACAAATAAGCAAGTGGGGGCCCATTTAGGGTTTTCAATTGTAAGAGAATTAGAAAAAAGAAAAGTTAAGGCTTATGAAGTTAAAACCACGTCTCAATTATTTGGAATGCTTAAGTTACAACGTTTAGCAGCAATAGCGGTACAAGATTCAACAGCTTTAGATTTCTTAAACAGTAATGATGACTATCCAGATGTGGAGCAGGTTCAACCAGCCATCATCACGAAGGACTATTATTTAGTGTTTGGTCAGAAGTTTGCCGACAGTCACCCGAATTTAGTTAACCAGATATGGGACACCATTGGCTCAAGTCGAGATAGTGTCCTATCTGAAAATCGACATAAGTATGTGGATTGA